A section of the Roseomonas marmotae genome encodes:
- the alaS gene encoding alanine--tRNA ligase translates to MTSSNDIRATFLDYFARNGHTVVESSPLVPRNDPTLMFTNSGMVQFKNVFTGQEKRPYTRATSAQKSVRAGGKHNDLDNVGYTARHHTFFEMLGNFSFGDYFKEEAITHAWTLLTKDFALPKEKLLVTVYSEDEDAAALWRKIAGLPDDKIIRIPTSDNFWRMGDTGPCGPCSEIFYDHGPSIPGGPPGSPDEDGDRFIEIWNLVFMQYLEEPAGTRNPLPHPSIDTGMGLERFAAILQGKHDNYDIDIFRALILASAEATGQAPDGPFKVSHRVVADHLRSGAFLIADGVMPSNEGRGYVLRRILRRAMRHAHMMGAKEPLLYRLLPTLVRQMGAAYPELVRAESLISETLKLEENRFRSLLERGLGMLAEETAKLGEKGTLPGDVAFKLYDTYGFPLDLTQDALRAEGRSVDVEGFEAAMAEQRKRARAAWAGSGEAATETVWFDLKEKLGQASEFLGYSTESAEGEILAIVAGGQPVEKAAAGTEVGVVLNQTPFYAESGGQVGDSGTITGPNGLRIAVKDTQKKLGLFVHLGTVEAGEAAVGQPVQAEVAHERRGAIRAHHSATHLLHEALRRRLGNHVAQKGSLNAPDRLRFDVSQPTPMTGEDLAWVEAEVNNRIRENAEVTTRLMTPEAAVEAGATALFGEKYGDEVRVVGMGFDADATAKHGVYSLELCGGTHVKRTGDIGLFKIVSEGAVSAGVRRVEAVTGAAALELVENEQKVLREAAGLLKARPAELPARIATLLEERRKLEREMSELRRQMAMGGSAAAAEEVGGVRLAARNLGEIPPKDLRGVAEALLKQDAADVVALVSTADGKASIVVGVGAGAAGKADAVALVRAAAAAVGGQGGGGKPHMAQAGGPDATRADDALAAIRAALAA, encoded by the coding sequence ATGACCAGCAGCAACGATATCCGGGCTACCTTCCTCGATTATTTCGCCCGTAATGGCCATACGGTGGTGGAATCCTCGCCGCTGGTGCCGCGCAACGACCCGACGCTGATGTTCACCAACAGCGGCATGGTGCAGTTCAAGAACGTCTTCACGGGGCAGGAGAAGCGGCCTTACACCCGCGCCACCAGCGCCCAGAAGAGCGTGCGCGCCGGCGGCAAGCACAACGACCTGGACAATGTCGGCTATACCGCCCGGCACCACACCTTCTTTGAAATGCTGGGGAATTTCTCCTTCGGCGACTACTTCAAGGAAGAGGCGATCACCCATGCCTGGACCCTGCTGACCAAGGATTTCGCTCTCCCCAAGGAGAAGCTGCTGGTCACGGTCTATTCCGAGGACGAGGACGCCGCTGCGCTGTGGCGCAAGATCGCGGGCCTGCCGGACGACAAGATCATCCGCATTCCGACCTCCGACAATTTCTGGCGCATGGGCGATACCGGCCCCTGCGGCCCCTGCTCCGAGATCTTCTACGACCACGGCCCCTCCATCCCCGGCGGCCCCCCAGGCAGCCCCGACGAGGATGGCGACCGGTTCATCGAGATCTGGAACCTGGTCTTCATGCAGTATCTGGAGGAGCCGGCGGGGACCCGTAACCCGCTGCCGCATCCCTCGATCGATACCGGCATGGGGCTGGAGCGCTTCGCCGCCATCCTGCAGGGCAAGCACGACAACTACGACATCGACATCTTCCGCGCGCTGATCCTGGCCAGCGCGGAGGCCACCGGGCAGGCCCCGGACGGGCCCTTCAAGGTGTCGCACCGCGTGGTGGCGGACCACCTGCGCTCCGGCGCCTTCCTGATCGCCGATGGCGTGATGCCCTCCAATGAAGGCCGCGGCTACGTGCTGCGCCGCATCCTGCGCCGCGCGATGCGCCACGCGCATATGATGGGCGCCAAGGAGCCGCTGCTCTATCGCCTGCTGCCCACCCTGGTGCGCCAAATGGGCGCCGCCTATCCGGAGCTCGTGCGCGCGGAGAGCCTGATCAGCGAGACGCTGAAGCTGGAGGAGAACCGCTTCCGCAGCCTGCTGGAGCGCGGCCTCGGCATGCTGGCTGAGGAGACGGCGAAGCTGGGCGAGAAGGGCACACTGCCGGGTGACGTGGCCTTCAAGCTCTATGACACCTATGGCTTCCCGCTGGACCTGACGCAGGACGCGCTTCGCGCCGAGGGCCGCAGCGTGGACGTGGAGGGCTTCGAGGCCGCCATGGCGGAGCAGCGCAAGCGCGCCCGCGCCGCCTGGGCCGGCTCGGGCGAGGCAGCGACCGAGACGGTGTGGTTCGACCTCAAGGAGAAGCTCGGCCAGGCCAGCGAATTCCTGGGCTATTCCACAGAAAGCGCCGAGGGCGAGATCCTTGCCATCGTCGCCGGCGGCCAGCCGGTGGAGAAGGCGGCGGCCGGCACGGAAGTCGGCGTGGTGCTGAACCAGACGCCCTTCTATGCCGAGAGCGGCGGTCAGGTGGGCGATTCCGGCACCATCACCGGCCCCAACGGGCTGCGGATCGCGGTGAAGGATACGCAGAAGAAGCTGGGCCTCTTCGTGCATCTGGGCACGGTGGAAGCGGGCGAGGCGGCCGTCGGCCAGCCGGTGCAGGCGGAGGTGGCGCATGAGCGCCGTGGCGCCATCCGCGCCCACCATTCCGCGACGCACCTGCTGCATGAGGCGCTGCGCCGCCGCCTGGGCAACCACGTGGCGCAGAAGGGTTCGCTGAATGCGCCGGACCGGCTGCGCTTCGACGTGTCCCAGCCGACGCCGATGACGGGTGAGGACCTCGCCTGGGTCGAGGCCGAGGTGAACAACCGGATCCGCGAGAATGCCGAGGTGACGACCCGCCTGATGACGCCGGAAGCGGCCGTCGAGGCCGGCGCCACCGCGTTGTTCGGCGAGAAGTACGGCGACGAGGTGCGCGTGGTCGGCATGGGCTTCGATGCCGATGCCACGGCGAAGCACGGCGTCTATTCGCTGGAACTGTGCGGCGGCACGCATGTGAAGCGCACGGGCGATATCGGGCTCTTCAAGATCGTCTCTGAGGGCGCGGTCTCGGCCGGCGTGCGGCGTGTGGAGGCCGTGACCGGCGCCGCGGCGCTGGAGCTGGTGGAGAACGAGCAGAAGGTGCTGCGCGAGGCCGCCGGGCTGCTGAAGGCCCGCCCGGCCGAACTGCCGGCGCGCATCGCGACCCTGCTGGAAGAGCGCCGCAAGCTGGAGCGCGAGATGTCCGAGCTGCGCCGCCAGATGGCGATGGGCGGCAGCGCGGCGGCGGCGGAAGAGGTGGGCGGCGTCCGCCTGGCCGCGCGCAACCTGGGCGAGATCCCGCCCAAGGACCTGCGCGGCGTGGCGGAGGCCCTGCTGAAGCAGGATGCCGCCGATGTGGTGGCGCTGGTCTCCACCGCCGATGGCAAGGCCTCCATCGTGGTCGGCGTCGGTGCCGGCGCGGCGGGCAAGGCGGATGCCGTGGCGCTGGTGCGCGCGGCGGCGGCGGCGGTGGGCGGCCAGGGCGGCGGCGGCAAGCCGCATATGGCCCAGGCCGGCGGCCCCGACGCGACCAGGGCAGACGACGCGCTGGCGGCCATTCGCGCCGCGCTGGCGGCGTGA
- a CDS encoding FAD-dependent monooxygenase: protein MHSDILIVGAGPTGLVLALWLMKQGVRPRIVDSSSGPGTTSRAMGVQARTLELYRQLDLAEAVVAAGHRNPGINLWVRGRRRAHLSFGSAGAAVTPYPFLLVYPQDRHEQLLVAWLAAMGVTVERRTELLGFEERGDHVLARLRGPGGEEQFCEARYLAGCDGARSPVRHQLGAGFEGGTYRQLFYVADVETSGLTPPDEIHVCLDSADFVVLLAYGGTGQARLIGTVRDERAGRAETLGFGDVSDQAIRGLGLRIGRVNWFSTYRVHHRVTDRFRRGRVFLLGDAAHVHSPAGGQGMNTGIGDAINLAWKLVAVLKGEAAEGLLDSYETERLGFAHRLVRTTDRVFSTITAEGRLANLLRSRVAPLIASAAYRVGPAREFLFRVISQTKLHYRESPLSDGLAGRVRGGDRLPWVSLDGAENYAPLSDIGWQVHVYGHAGAALRDWCGARGMPLHVQDWHPRHGEAGLARDAAYLLRPDTYVALADPAADPARLARYFSEHAFIPGRGG, encoded by the coding sequence ATGCACAGCGACATCCTGATCGTCGGCGCGGGGCCGACGGGGCTGGTTCTGGCGCTCTGGCTCATGAAGCAGGGGGTCAGGCCCCGCATCGTGGACAGCAGCAGCGGCCCTGGCACCACCTCCCGCGCCATGGGCGTCCAGGCCCGCACGCTGGAGCTTTACCGGCAGCTGGACCTGGCGGAGGCTGTGGTCGCGGCGGGGCACCGCAATCCCGGCATCAACCTCTGGGTCCGGGGGCGGCGGAGGGCGCATCTCTCCTTCGGCTCGGCCGGGGCGGCGGTGACGCCATACCCGTTCCTGCTGGTCTATCCGCAGGACCGGCATGAACAGCTGCTGGTGGCGTGGCTGGCGGCGATGGGCGTCACGGTCGAGCGGCGGACGGAGCTGCTGGGCTTCGAGGAGCGGGGAGACCATGTCCTCGCCCGCCTGCGCGGCCCCGGCGGCGAGGAACAGTTCTGCGAGGCGCGGTATCTAGCGGGCTGCGATGGCGCGCGCTCACCGGTGCGCCACCAGCTGGGCGCCGGATTCGAGGGCGGCACCTATCGGCAGCTTTTCTATGTGGCGGATGTCGAGACCAGCGGCCTGACGCCCCCGGACGAAATCCATGTCTGCCTCGACAGCGCGGATTTCGTGGTGCTTCTCGCCTATGGCGGCACCGGCCAGGCGCGGCTGATCGGCACCGTGCGCGACGAGCGGGCCGGGCGGGCGGAGACGCTGGGCTTCGGGGATGTCAGCGACCAGGCCATCCGTGGCCTGGGGCTGCGGATCGGCAGGGTGAACTGGTTCTCCACCTATCGCGTGCATCACCGCGTGACGGACCGCTTCCGGCGGGGCCGCGTCTTCCTGCTGGGGGATGCGGCCCATGTGCACAGCCCGGCCGGCGGGCAGGGCATGAACACCGGGATCGGCGACGCCATCAACCTGGCCTGGAAGCTGGTGGCGGTGCTGAAGGGCGAGGCCGCCGAGGGCCTGCTCGACAGCTATGAGACGGAGCGGCTGGGGTTTGCCCATCGGCTGGTCAGGACCACGGACCGCGTCTTCAGCACCATCACCGCTGAGGGGCGCCTCGCCAATCTGCTGCGGAGCCGGGTCGCGCCGCTAATCGCCTCGGCGGCCTACCGGGTCGGGCCGGCGCGGGAATTCCTGTTCCGCGTGATCTCCCAAACCAAGCTGCATTATCGGGAAAGCCCGCTGAGCGACGGGTTGGCCGGCCGGGTAAGGGGTGGCGACCGGCTGCCCTGGGTTTCTCTGGACGGTGCCGAGAATTACGCCCCGCTGTCCGATATCGGCTGGCAGGTCCATGTCTATGGCCATGCCGGCGCGGCGCTGCGGGACTGGTGCGGGGCGCGGGGCATGCCGCTGCATGTCCAGGACTGGCATCCACGCCATGGCGAGGCAGGACTGGCCCGCGATGCGGCCTATCTGCTGCGGCCCGATACCTATGTCGCCCTGGCCGACCCGGCGGCCGACCCGGCCAGGCTCGCCCGATATTTCAGCGAGCATGCGTTCATTCCTGGCCGGGGCGGCTAG
- a CDS encoding replication-associated recombination protein A, with protein MPQPSPGLFDDQAPRPLADRLRPTSLDEVTGQDHLLGPQGALARMVAARTISSMVLWGPPGTGKTTIARLLAGATDLHFEAVSAIQGGVADLRKVFEAAKGRRISGRGTLLFVDEIHRFNRAQQDAFLPYIEDGTIVLVGATTENPSFELNGAILSRVRVFILNALNSDALRVLLNRAEALVGRPLPLAPEAREALVDMAGGDGRYMLNMAEQIFALAEGENLTVADMGQLLQRRMPSHDKAGDGHYDLLSAFHKSLRGSDPHAALYYAARMIHAGESPEAVFRRLACAASEDVGMADPQAMVQVMTAWQAFDRIGWPEGRLFLAQAINYVATAPKSNASYMGWNAAMAAAQRSDHVAPPMRILNAPTKLMKQMGRHEGYQYDHDYPDAYAGQQFLPDELAGNAFYAPNERGFERDVRRRLDYWAGLKAKRRDRDSG; from the coding sequence ATGCCACAGCCCTCTCCCGGCCTCTTCGACGATCAGGCCCCTCGCCCCCTCGCCGACCGCCTGCGCCCGACCTCGCTCGACGAGGTCACGGGCCAGGACCACCTGCTGGGTCCCCAGGGCGCGCTGGCGCGGATGGTGGCGGCGCGGACCATATCCTCCATGGTGCTCTGGGGGCCGCCCGGCACCGGCAAGACCACCATCGCCCGCCTGCTGGCCGGCGCCACCGACCTGCATTTCGAGGCCGTCTCCGCCATCCAGGGCGGCGTGGCCGATCTCCGCAAGGTCTTCGAGGCCGCAAAGGGCCGCCGCATCTCCGGCCGCGGCACCCTGCTCTTCGTGGACGAGATCCACCGCTTCAACCGTGCCCAGCAGGATGCCTTCCTGCCTTATATCGAGGACGGCACCATCGTCCTGGTCGGCGCCACGACGGAGAACCCCTCCTTCGAGCTGAACGGCGCCATCCTCTCCCGCGTCCGCGTTTTCATCCTCAACGCCCTGAATTCGGATGCCCTGCGCGTCCTGCTGAACCGGGCCGAGGCGCTGGTGGGCCGCCCCCTCCCCCTGGCCCCGGAGGCGCGGGAGGCACTGGTGGACATGGCCGGCGGCGATGGCCGCTACATGCTCAACATGGCCGAGCAGATTTTCGCCCTCGCCGAGGGCGAGAACCTGACCGTCGCGGATATGGGCCAACTGCTCCAGCGCCGCATGCCCAGCCACGACAAGGCCGGCGACGGGCATTACGACCTGCTCAGCGCCTTCCATAAGTCGCTGCGGGGTTCCGACCCCCATGCCGCGCTCTACTACGCCGCCCGCATGATCCATGCGGGGGAAAGCCCGGAAGCCGTCTTCCGCCGCCTCGCCTGCGCCGCCTCGGAGGATGTCGGCATGGCGGACCCGCAGGCCATGGTGCAGGTGATGACGGCATGGCAGGCCTTCGACCGCATCGGCTGGCCGGAAGGGCGGCTCTTCCTGGCGCAGGCCATCAACTACGTCGCCACCGCCCCCAAGTCGAATGCCAGCTACATGGGCTGGAACGCCGCCATGGCCGCCGCCCAGCGCAGCGACCATGTCGCCCCGCCCATGCGGATCCTGAATGCGCCGACCAAGCTGATGAAGCAGATGGGTCGCCACGAGGGCTACCAATACGACCACGATTATCCGGACGCCTATGCCGGTCAGCAGTTCCTGCCGGACGAACTCGCCGGCAATGCGTTCTATGCTCCCAACGAGCGCGGCTTCGAGCGCGACGTGCGGCGGCGGCTGGACTACTGGGCGGGCCTGAAGGCGAAGCGACGGGACCGCGATTCGGGCTGA
- a CDS encoding RluA family pseudouridine synthase: MTIQHRTVHAADADSRLDRWFRRYFPQLTQGALQKLLRTGQIRVDGHRAEANTRLERGQEIRIPPLPEGPAPDAAPKSREVSPEDAKALERMILYTDESIIALDKPHGLAVQGGPNIKKHLDGMLDALRFGHEERPRLVHRLDRDTSGVILLARDQRAARFLAAAFRGRDVEKTYWAIVVGQPQYEGGRIDMPLAKQGGGPQGERVVPAQGKEGAFAVTEFSTMDVARRHATWLELRPLTGRTHQLRVHCASALGCPILGDGKYGGQAAHLEGMSNNLHLHARRLSIPHPDGGRLEVTAPLPPHMLESFATLGFSKPRNTAPKRTS; this comes from the coding sequence ATGACCATCCAGCACCGCACTGTGCATGCGGCGGACGCCGATTCCCGGCTGGACCGCTGGTTTCGCCGCTATTTTCCGCAGCTCACCCAGGGTGCGCTGCAGAAGCTGCTACGCACCGGACAGATCCGCGTCGACGGCCATCGCGCCGAAGCCAATACCCGCCTCGAACGCGGCCAGGAAATCCGCATCCCGCCGCTTCCCGAAGGCCCAGCGCCCGATGCCGCGCCGAAGTCGCGCGAGGTCTCGCCCGAGGATGCCAAGGCGCTGGAGCGGATGATCCTGTACACGGACGAATCCATCATCGCGCTGGACAAGCCGCACGGCTTGGCCGTGCAGGGCGGCCCCAACATCAAGAAGCACCTGGACGGGATGCTGGACGCGCTGCGCTTCGGGCATGAGGAACGGCCGCGCCTGGTGCACCGGCTGGACCGCGACACCTCCGGCGTCATCCTGCTGGCGCGGGACCAGCGCGCCGCCCGTTTCCTGGCCGCCGCATTCCGGGGCCGCGATGTAGAGAAGACCTACTGGGCCATCGTCGTCGGCCAGCCGCAATACGAGGGCGGCCGCATCGACATGCCGCTGGCCAAGCAGGGCGGTGGCCCGCAGGGAGAACGCGTGGTGCCGGCCCAGGGGAAGGAAGGCGCCTTCGCGGTGACCGAATTCTCCACCATGGATGTCGCCCGCCGCCATGCCACCTGGCTGGAACTGCGGCCGCTGACCGGCCGCACCCATCAGCTGCGCGTCCATTGCGCCAGCGCCCTGGGCTGCCCGATCCTGGGCGACGGCAAATACGGTGGCCAGGCCGCGCATCTGGAGGGCATGTCGAACAACCTGCACCTGCATGCCCGGCGCCTGTCCATCCCGCATCCCGATGGCGGGCGGCTGGAGGTCACGGCGCCGCTGCCGCCGCATATGCTGGAGAGCTTCGCCACCCTCGGCTTCAGCAAGCCACGCAACACGGCGCCGAAGCGCACGAGCTGA
- a CDS encoding FMN-binding negative transcriptional regulator has protein sequence MYLPPAFREDDTAAIHNVIRAARLAQLVTATAEGLMATPLPLLLEAGEGEQGVLYGHLARPNPQWKAPVLGEAMAIFMGPEAYVSPGWYAAKQEHGKVVPTWNYVAVHAYGPVEFFEEPERLLRIVTRLTEKHEAGRAEPWAVGDAPESFIRAHLRGIVGLRMPVTRLEGKRKMSQNRSEADRAGVAAGLAASQDPADRAVAPLIPR, from the coding sequence ATGTATCTGCCCCCAGCCTTCCGCGAGGACGACACCGCCGCGATCCATAACGTCATCCGCGCCGCGCGTCTGGCCCAGCTGGTGACGGCCACGGCCGAGGGTCTGATGGCGACGCCGCTGCCGCTGTTGCTGGAGGCCGGGGAGGGTGAGCAGGGCGTCCTCTATGGCCATCTGGCCCGCCCCAATCCGCAATGGAAGGCGCCGGTGCTGGGGGAGGCCATGGCGATCTTCATGGGGCCGGAGGCCTATGTCTCGCCCGGCTGGTACGCAGCCAAGCAGGAGCACGGGAAGGTCGTGCCGACCTGGAACTATGTCGCCGTGCATGCCTATGGGCCGGTGGAATTCTTCGAGGAGCCGGAGCGGCTCCTGCGGATCGTGACGCGGCTGACCGAGAAGCACGAGGCCGGGCGCGCCGAGCCATGGGCCGTGGGCGACGCGCCGGAATCCTTCATCCGCGCGCATCTGCGCGGCATCGTCGGGCTGCGGATGCCGGTCACGCGCCTGGAGGGCAAGCGCAAGATGAGCCAGAACCGCAGCGAGGCCGACCGCGCCGGCGTGGCCGCCGGGCTGGCGGCCAGCCAGGACCCGGCGGACCGGGCGGTGGCGCCGCTGATCCCGCGCTGA
- a CDS encoding fluoride efflux transporter FluC: MNPFAPKLLALVAAGGAAGSLLRYAVGVWCGAWFGAALPWGTLAVNVAGSAAIGLLGGLMLGGMPLSQEARLLAMTGFLGGFTTFSAFSLDIGTLFLRHPALAAGYLGLTLVGGLAAFALAFALGRSLA; this comes from the coding sequence ATGAATCCCTTCGCCCCGAAGCTCCTGGCGCTGGTCGCGGCGGGTGGCGCCGCCGGCTCGCTGCTGCGCTATGCCGTCGGCGTCTGGTGCGGCGCCTGGTTCGGCGCCGCCCTGCCCTGGGGAACGCTGGCGGTGAATGTCGCCGGCAGCGCCGCCATCGGCCTGTTGGGCGGGCTGATGCTGGGCGGCATGCCGCTGTCGCAGGAGGCGCGGCTGCTGGCGATGACCGGCTTCCTCGGCGGCTTCACCACCTTCTCCGCCTTTTCGCTCGATATCGGCACGCTCTTTCTGCGCCATCCCGCCCTGGCAGCGGGCTATCTCGGGCTGACGCTGGTGGGCGGGCTGGCGGCCTTCGCGCTGGCCTTCGCGCTGGGCCGCAGCCTGGCCTGA
- a CDS encoding AsmA family protein, translating to MAPPRPRRGRRALIVLAVVLAVPATGYGALRFLLRDEALRPRLIAAVQEETGRKLTLSGPIGLKLSLVPTVTLEGVALSNAPGGSRPDMLTARRVEAKLALLPLFSRRLDFQQVTLIGPDLLLERDAEGQGNWIFAPPLRDAPARPAGAQAPGGMEEPLQLSIAAIDIRDGRLSWRGPGAARAEMLEVQDLSLRAKEPSAPIAFTGRLLLRGVPLQAEGEAGPLPRLLGTAATPAEWPLRASLTAAGMRVSLQGAITRPEAAAGWRVSLDADIDRSDRLNAFLRRPLPPMSGLEIQAEAADSGPGGRPQLLSLHAHLAEGDLSSEVPGLEFGPATLFVAAPDEPAQAKATVVMNDVPWQVAATLPPLPVLLSAEPWPVGLAVRGEGISASAEGVLSGRGHRQLEAELALQAADTAPLLRAFSLTTPLLHDLRLETRLRHDETRLGVSDMRLQSRDLVVDGEAALDYSAPRQRLTARLSAPRLDLDALLKVRPLPPAPTTSPDVPPPMPATPPVPAAPQAPAAAGPETRRLIPPLPLPVGWMGAADADLQLRVGDLTAGGVLYRDQRVTLRLADGQLTLDPVSLGIPGGRLSLILRADSTALPPRFHLTARQEGEGIELRPLLQSYRLPSQSSGQLELEANLTGAGHDLQAVAGSLDGSIGLAVVNGQVSNALLDRLLGDLRRLLVQGESGEGSTALRCLALRLALREGVARPQAMLLESGLGNVAGSGEIDLGEERLNLRLLPQVRLGGVGLSAPVRVTGSFAKPGYRLDQGGAAQAAAGILADLAARQKESDIAALGQLAESLIGRGSGGLPDCAQQLSVARGGRSGPMPAAEARPGPEQRRPNAGDLLRQLLGR from the coding sequence ATGGCCCCGCCCCGTCCCCGGCGCGGCCGCCGCGCCCTGATCGTCCTGGCCGTGGTGCTGGCGGTGCCAGCCACCGGCTATGGCGCGCTGCGCTTCCTGCTGCGGGATGAGGCACTACGGCCCCGGCTGATCGCCGCCGTGCAGGAAGAGACAGGGCGGAAGCTCACCCTTTCGGGCCCGATCGGGCTGAAGCTCTCCCTGGTGCCGACGGTGACGCTGGAAGGCGTGGCCCTCTCCAACGCGCCCGGCGGCAGCCGCCCGGACATGCTGACGGCGCGGCGGGTGGAGGCGAAACTGGCCCTGCTGCCGCTGTTCTCCCGGCGGCTGGACTTCCAGCAGGTGACGCTGATCGGGCCCGACCTGCTGCTGGAGCGCGATGCCGAGGGGCAGGGCAACTGGATCTTCGCTCCACCCCTGCGGGACGCGCCGGCGCGCCCCGCAGGGGCGCAGGCTCCGGGGGGCATGGAGGAGCCGTTGCAGCTTTCCATCGCCGCCATCGACATCCGTGACGGCCGCCTCTCCTGGCGCGGCCCCGGCGCCGCGCGGGCCGAGATGCTGGAGGTCCAGGACCTCTCCCTGCGGGCAAAGGAACCTTCGGCGCCGATCGCGTTCACCGGGCGGCTCTTGCTGCGCGGCGTGCCGCTGCAGGCGGAGGGCGAGGCCGGGCCGCTGCCACGCCTGCTGGGCACGGCCGCCACGCCGGCGGAATGGCCGCTGCGCGCCTCACTGACGGCGGCAGGGATGCGCGTCTCCCTGCAAGGCGCCATAACCCGGCCCGAGGCCGCGGCTGGCTGGCGCGTCTCGCTGGATGCCGATATCGACCGCTCCGACCGGCTGAACGCCTTCCTGCGCCGCCCGCTGCCGCCGATGAGCGGGCTGGAGATCCAGGCCGAAGCAGCGGATTCCGGGCCAGGGGGGCGGCCGCAGCTGCTGAGCCTGCACGCGCACCTGGCGGAGGGCGACCTTTCCTCCGAGGTGCCGGGCCTGGAATTCGGCCCTGCCACGCTCTTCGTTGCCGCCCCTGACGAACCAGCTCAGGCGAAGGCGACGGTCGTGATGAACGACGTGCCCTGGCAGGTGGCGGCCACCCTGCCCCCGCTGCCGGTGCTGCTTTCCGCCGAACCCTGGCCGGTCGGCTTGGCCGTGCGGGGCGAAGGCATATCGGCCAGCGCCGAGGGCGTTCTCTCCGGCCGTGGTCATCGCCAGCTGGAGGCTGAACTGGCGTTGCAGGCGGCCGATACGGCGCCGCTGCTGCGCGCCTTCTCGCTGACGACGCCGCTGCTGCATGACCTGCGGCTGGAGACACGCCTCCGGCATGACGAGACACGGCTGGGTGTCAGCGACATGCGGCTGCAATCGCGCGACCTGGTCGTGGATGGCGAAGCGGCCCTGGATTACAGCGCCCCGCGCCAGCGGCTGACCGCCCGGCTGTCGGCGCCGCGCCTGGATCTGGATGCGCTGCTGAAGGTGCGCCCGCTGCCGCCGGCCCCTACCACCTCGCCCGACGTGCCGCCGCCCATGCCCGCCACGCCCCCGGTGCCCGCCGCCCCACAGGCACCGGCCGCCGCCGGGCCCGAAACGCGCCGGTTGATCCCGCCGCTGCCGCTACCGGTGGGCTGGATGGGCGCGGCCGACGCGGATCTGCAGCTACGGGTGGGCGACCTCACGGCAGGCGGCGTTCTCTATCGCGACCAGCGCGTGACCTTGAGGCTGGCCGACGGGCAATTGACGCTGGACCCGGTATCGCTCGGCATTCCGGGCGGGCGGCTCTCATTGATCCTGCGCGCCGATTCCACCGCCTTGCCCCCGCGATTCCACCTGACGGCGCGGCAGGAGGGCGAGGGAATCGAATTACGGCCGCTGCTGCAGAGCTATCGCCTTCCCTCCCAAAGCAGCGGGCAGCTCGAACTGGAGGCCAACCTGACCGGCGCGGGTCATGACCTACAGGCGGTGGCCGGATCGCTGGATGGTTCCATCGGCCTGGCGGTCGTCAATGGCCAGGTCAGCAATGCCCTGCTGGACCGCCTTCTGGGCGACCTGCGCCGCCTGCTGGTGCAGGGCGAATCCGGTGAAGGCAGCACGGCGCTGCGCTGCCTGGCGCTACGCCTGGCATTGCGGGAAGGCGTGGCACGGCCGCAGGCCATGCTGCTGGAAAGCGGGCTGGGCAATGTCGCCGGCAGCGGCGAGATCGACCTGGGCGAGGAGCGGCTGAACCTGCGGCTGCTGCCACAGGTGCGGCTGGGCGGGGTGGGCCTCAGCGCCCCGGTGCGGGTGACGGGAAGCTTTGCCAAGCCCGGCTATCGCCTGGACCAGGGCGGCGCGGCGCAGGCGGCGGCTGGCATCCTGGCGGATCTGGCGGCGCGGCAGAAGGAATCGGATATCGCGGCGCTGGGTCAGCTGGCTGAATCCCTGATCGGGCGTGGCAGCGGCGGCCTGCCCGACTGCGCGCAACAACTCTCCGTCGCGCGCGGCGGCCGTAGCGGCCCCATGCCAGCGGCCGAGGCGCGGCCAGGCCCGGAGCAGCGCCGCCCCAATGCCGGCGACCTGCTGCGGCAATTGCTGGGGCGCTGA